A stretch of DNA from Gimesia chilikensis:
ATGCCATGTCCCTGGTACTGCCGGACGACTCCGTAACCGAGTTCCGTCGCAAAATCGTAAATGACTTCGCCGATCTCGATGACACTGGAACCGGGTTTGATCGTATTGATCGCCAGAAACAGGGATTCATAAGTCGCTTGAACGAGCTTACGGGCTTCTTCGGAGACTTCGCCGACCAGGAAGGTTTCCGACTGATCGCCATACCAGCCGTCCACGATACTGGTGATATCCACGTTGACGATGTCGCCTTCTTTCAGCTCGGTGTCATCGGGAATCCCATGGCAGACGACTTCATTGATACTGATGCAGCAGCTCTTGGGAAAGCCATGATAGCCTAAGGTGGCAGGTGTATGACCGTTGGATACCGTGTATTCGTGAACCACCTGATTGATTTCGTCCGTTGTAATCCCCGGTTTGACATACGGGCGCAGATGATCCATCAAACTGGCATTGAAACGGGATGCGATTCGCAGTCGTTCCCATTCGTACGATTTATAAATAATTGGATTTCCGGACAAAATGATCGCCTCTATCTCTTTTCATGTTCGAATGACAGTGATGTGATTCAGAGTGGAGAGAGTTCATGCATTCCGCTAAGATGCGTGCGGTGTGGCCCCACTGCAAACTGATTCCTGTTGCAGGATAATAGTTTCTGTCAAATCGCAGCAATATTCGTTATTCACTGCGATATGCTGAAATATAGAATAAACAAACTTACAAAGAATTCCTATGGTCGGAAAGCATTCTAAAGTAAAGAAAAATAAGCCTCTGCTGGGAAACCACCAGAAATGCTGGATCTGGGGAAGAAATGCAGTTCGGGAAACACTGTCTGCCGGCTTCTGGACGATCTGGGAATTGTTCCTCTCTGACAGACTGCCTGCCGAAGAGCTTGAGGAACTCGAAGCCTGCGCTACAAAGCATTCCGTGCCGGTTGTGATTACGTCAGACAAAACACTGACACAAAAATGCAGAGCCGGTGACCACCAGGGAATGATCGCCAAGATGGCCCCCTTCCCGTATGCAGACCCGGAACAGATTCGACAGCAGACGACAGGCACACCGCTCTACCTGATTCTGGATCGGGTTCAGGACCCGTATAATTTTGGAGCGATCATCCGTTCGGCCGAGATTCTGGGAACGGATGCGATATTTCTTGGTGAGCAGGAGCAATGCGATGTGACCAGCCTCGTCTGTCGCACCTCGGCTGGGGCGGTAAATCATGTTCCACTGGCACAAGTGCCGAATCTGGTCGCATTCTGTCAGCAGTTGAAGTCAGAAAAAATCAACGTGCTGGGAACAGCGATGCAGGCGGAGGAGACGCTCGTCGACTATTCCTTCACACACCCCACGGCTCTGATCGTAGGGAATGAGGGAACGGGACTGCATCCGGATCTGCTTGCCGCCTGTTCGCATCTCATCCGCATTCCGCAACAGGGACAGACCGAGTCGCTCAATGTCGCAGTCTCTGCAGGGATACTGCTCTACGAAGCCAGTCGGCAGCGCGGGTTCCAGTAAAGCAACCCGAGAGATTACATCTCGTCTTTTCTCCACGCGGTGTTTATTTCGCAGGGGGAGTTGACTCGGAGATGATCTTGGAATCCGGTTTGCTGTCGGTCATCCATTCACTCACGATCTGGATCACCACATACATGACAGGCACCATCACCACGCCGAATAATGTAGCAGCGGTAAGACCTGCGACCACCGCGGTACCCAATGCCTGTCGACTCGCGGCTCCGGCTCCCGATGCGATCGCCAGAGGAATCGCCCCCAGAATCGCGGAGAACGCGGTCATCAGAATCGGCCGGAAACGGAGATTACAGGCTTCAATAGCTGCATCGCGAATCGAATTCCCAGCTTCACGCTGCAATTTCGCGAATTCGACGATCAGAATCGCGTTTTTACTGGCGAGTGCAATGAGAAGCACGAAGCCGACCTGGGTGTAGATATTGTTGTCCATCCCACGTAACATGGTCGCGAAAATCGCACCGAAAATTCCCAGAGGAACCGACAGAATCACGGATAGTGGAATCGACCAGCTTTCATACTGGGCACAGAGAAACAGATACACAAAGACCAGAGCCATCGCAAATATGAACGGAGCCATGTTCCCGGCTTCAATCTGCTGATAGGCAATCCCGGTCCACTCATACCCGAAGCCCTCGGGAAGAACTTCATTACAGAGTAATTCCATTCGCTGAATTGCCTGACCGGAACTGTACCCTGGTGCCGGGTTACCGGTGATCGCAGAGGTCGGATAGAGATTGTAGTGATCTACTTCCTGCGGTCCGGCACTGTTATTGACTTTGACCAGGGTATGCAGGGGAACCATGCTGCCACGTCGATCGCGGACTTTGAGCCGCGTGATGTCCGCCACTTTACTGCGGTAGTCTTCATCCGCCTGAACCATGACCTTGAAAGTCCGGTTGAAAAGGTTGAAGTCGTTGACATAGGTTGACCCCAGTTCCGCCTGCAGAGTATCGAAAATGGAATTCAGAGGGATGCCCATCTTGATGGCTTTTTCGCGGTCGATGTCCAGATAGATCTGAGGCACAGTGGCACTGAAACTGGTATTTAAGCCCCGCAGTATCGGATCTGAGTTCCCACGGTCCATGAGATCGGTTGTGGCCATCTGGAGGACATCCATTCCGGCAGCGCTGCGGTCCTGTATCTGAATCTGGAATCCCCCCGCATTACCCAGTCCCTGAATCGCCGGTGGAATAAAGGCGAAGCAGATCGATTCCTGAATCTGGGCCAGTTCCTTCTGTAAGCGCGGCACCAGGGCAAAGACG
This window harbors:
- the rlmB gene encoding 23S rRNA (guanosine(2251)-2'-O)-methyltransferase RlmB; this translates as MVGKHSKVKKNKPLLGNHQKCWIWGRNAVRETLSAGFWTIWELFLSDRLPAEELEELEACATKHSVPVVITSDKTLTQKCRAGDHQGMIAKMAPFPYADPEQIRQQTTGTPLYLILDRVQDPYNFGAIIRSAEILGTDAIFLGEQEQCDVTSLVCRTSAGAVNHVPLAQVPNLVAFCQQLKSEKINVLGTAMQAEETLVDYSFTHPTALIVGNEGTGLHPDLLAACSHLIRIPQQGQTESLNVAVSAGILLYEASRQRGFQ
- the map gene encoding type I methionyl aminopeptidase encodes the protein MILSGNPIIYKSYEWERLRIASRFNASLMDHLRPYVKPGITTDEINQVVHEYTVSNGHTPATLGYHGFPKSCCISINEVVCHGIPDDTELKEGDIVNVDITSIVDGWYGDQSETFLVGEVSEEARKLVQATYESLFLAINTIKPGSSVIEIGEVIYDFATELGYGVVRQYQGHGIGRDFHTDPGIPHYPVSGSERDLLLPGMCFTIEPMLNAGTWKTVEDRSDGWTVRTKDGKLSAQFEHTILMTDTGPEILTLTKEGPQPGHRF